The Vicinamibacterales bacterium sequence TGCGGGCGGAGCTGGCTGCTCAGGCTCATACGCGACAGATTCCGGTGATCGTCGTCACGGGCGATCCGGGCGACTTCGATAGCCTCAACGTCGCCTGCCTGCTGCGAAAGCCCGTCAGCCCGGACCGCCTGCTCCACGTCGTGCAGGACTGCATCGCTCGCGGCGGCGCGGCCGTGAAGAGCTGAACATGACCGGCGCCGTGTTCGTCCGTCTTGTTCTGGTCGGTTCGATCACCTTGTCTGCCGAAGGCTGCGGATCGCAGCCGACCCAACCCGACCCGCGAATTCCACCTGCCGTTGGTCCTCCGTCATCCATGCAAATCAACACCTGGCACTTCGGCACGTCGACGTCTACGGCGCACGTGATTGCGACGTGGGGCGATCTCTACTCGACTTCTCGCGATGTGACCGCTGAAGCCCGGTGGACGTCGAGCTCGCCGGACATCATGGCGGTGACCGGCCCGGGTGCATTCACCTCAGTGTCACCGGGCGATGCCGACGTGCGGGCTGAGTTCAACGGCGTAGCGGTCGTCCAGTCGCTTCGCGTGTACGTCGGCGAGGGACCGCTGATGGTGACCGACTGCGCCAACCCAAGCAGTTGCTTCTACACCGACGCCGTCCGCGATTCGACGAGGTCCTTTCCCAGCGACGGCATCGAGGGCGCGACTGTGACCATCACCAGCGGTCATAACGCGGGTCGGTCCGCTGTGACGGACACGAACGGCTACTTCCAGTTCTTCTCGCCGCTCGTCTGGGGACCGATCACGATCCGCGCCAGCAAGTCGGGATACCGTGACGGCGAGGTCTCCTGGATTATGGGCGAGACGTCCTCGCCTCCACTGTTGCTTGTCCCTCAGACGAACTGACCTTGAGTTGCCGATTGGTTCGTATCATCGGCCAAATGGACCGGCGCGTCGCGTCGCTCCTGTCCTGAGCCTGCCTCCGTGCCGCCCCGTCGTGCAGGCCTGCATGGGAATTGGAGGAACGATCGTCTGCCTGCTGGCGATGCCCGCTTTCGAATCCCCGATGAATGCTCCGTTCGCCGCCGTCGGCATGTGTATCAACTCATGGGGCGCAGCCGCATGGATGCTGTCGAGATCGGACCATCTTGCTCCACGAATCGATCCGATCGCTTGGATCACCTGATTCGAAAGTAGCCCCGCTTCGCGTGCCGTGTTGTGTTGGCGGAGCCGGTTGGCTGAAATTCCCGGCACACCCCGTGGCTCACGCGGGCCGATCAGGCGGCCTGAGTCCTGCAGACAGTACGCCGTCTCGCCGGATTGCCCGCCGCCGGCGCGATCCGCCGGGTCCGTAACGCCATGCCTGTAAGACTGATCGCAATTCTGAGTCTGCTGCGCTTGACGGCCCATGCGCAGGCGCCTGTCGAAGACGGCGTGCGTGCGATGTTCCGCGGGGACTACAAGGCCGCCGCAGCCATCTTCCGGCCGCTCAGCCAGGGCCCGGGCTCCGACCCCGTCGCGCAGTTCCTCCTGGCTACGTTGTACGACCGGGGCCGCGGCGTGGATGCGAATCGCGGCAACGCCTGCACGCTCTTTTCGGACGTCGGAAAGTCGACGCACCCGCTCGCGCTGCCGGCGACGGAGATCCTCGAGTCGATGCGCCAGGAGATGGGGCGCGGCGCGATGCTGCTGTGTTCTGGCGCTCCGCTGGCGGAACAGACCGCCGGGTCGTTCGCGCTCGGACCCGGCCAGCGCGTCGACATCACCGCGACCGCCATAGTCGTCACCTACAACGGGAGCGAGCGGCGGATCGCCAGCGGGTTTCCACCCGGTTGGGTTCCGCTTCCGACGCTGTACACGCCGCTCGACGTCACGCATCCGACGGCCGGACGCCGGCACTTTCTCCATACCTTTGCGTGGTGGCGCGATCCGAACGACAACTCGTCGCAGTGGCGCCTGGGTTGGATGTTGAACGAAGTCGTTGCCGGAGAGTACCTCCCGGTCACGGCGGACCCCGGCATCATGACGGCATCCGGTCCACAGCCGCCCGGGGGTGTCGATGCCGCACGGCTCGTGCGGGTCTTCGTGAACTCGGCTGGCGAGGTCGAATGGAATGTCGGCAGCCGCGATGCGCCGCGGCGGGGCCTGGTGCCATGGCGGGACCCGAAATGAGCGTGCGCCCCGCGCTCGCGGCTCTGTGCGTCGTGCTCGTGGCGTCAACGGCGGAGGCGCAGAGCACCGTCGCGGATGGCGTGGCCGCGCTCGCGCGAGGCGATGTCTCGCGCGCCGCCGACATTCTCCGTTCCATCGCCGAGGACTGGCATCAGAACGATCCTGCTGCCGCGTTTTTTCTTGGAACGCTCTACGAAACAGGCGATGGCGTCCCGGCCGATCCGGTGCGCGCCTGCGCGCTCTACAGCATCGCAACCATGGACGGCATGTTCGGAGAGATCGCAGGCAGGCTGGCCAAGAAGCTGCTCTTCTCGCATGACCATGCGTGGCAAGACCTGTGCGCGGTGACCATGCAGGTCGGGCTCGACCACCGCTTCGAACCCGCGACGTTCCTGCTGTCGCCCAATCACACGGTCGAGTGGACGCTCACAGGCGCGACGATCACGTACGGCACAGAGGTGCGCGCACACCCGATTCGCAATGCCCCACGCGGCGCGCTCTTCCTCCCGCTCTCGCAGACGGACGTGCCCGCGGCCGCGGTCGGATCGCCGCCGCAGCATTTCATCCAGCTCGCATTTTGGGAACCATCCGGCAAGGGGTGGACGTTGCACTGGTTCCTGTACGAGGTGGCCGGCGTCGAGCTGAATCAAGTGGCGAGCGAAGGCGCGCTGCTGCGATCGGCGTCGCCCGAGCGGCCTGACCAGGGAGCGGTCGACCCGCGGACGCTCGTCGATTTCCACCGGAACGACCAGGGCCTCCCGGCCGTTACGATTCGCGCGGCTGATGGTCCGAGAACCGTCCTCATCGAAACGTTGACCGAGAAACGCGCCGGGCAGGCGCGCGACGCCGCACGGGCTGCCGCAGACGGGCGCGTCGACTGGAAAAAAGATCAGGACCCGACGCGTCCTCCGAGGATGCAGTACGCCGACGCCGAGGGTTGCCAAATGGGATTCGCCTACGCGTGGACGGCCGATCGTGCCGAGGCGCTGGCACTCAGACGGAACTCTCCCGAGCCGCTGGCCTCGGATAGTCGAGCCGCATCCGGAACGTTCGAGATCGCGCCGGCCAGCAGGTTCAGTGTCGAGGTCCACGTCTATCAGCGGGCGGTGCGTGACCCGTTCTGTACGGACGTCATGTTCGAGAAACCGGTCGAAACCGTCTGGCGGGCGGTCTCAGGGACGGTCACGCTCGAGGTCTCTCCGCCGGGCATCGTCGCGCGTCAGCCAGACGCGCGGCGCGCGACGATCAGGATCGCGGGTGCCGTGTTCGTCAGCGACGCGGGCGCCCGTCTGCAGGCCCCGACGATCGTGTTCAGCGCGTTGGTCCGCGGCGGCTTCTGACGAGGCAGGAACTGGTTTGACGGAACGCCGCTGAAGGGCTCCTGCATCGGCCGACAGAGCGAGGACGGCGATTACGGGCGCGCCGCGCCTGACGTTATCCGCCGACGTTGCTGCCAGAGTCGTCGAACGGCCTCCCGTTCCAGACGCTTCTGCTTCACGCTTGCGGGAACCCCCAGCGCGAATGCGCCTCCGATGGCAATGCTCAGGAGCCACCCCGGAATGTGTGGTCCCGTCAGCGCCAGCAGCAGAGCCGCGACGATGGCCACCCATGCGATGGTTCGACCGAGCCTGAGAACGCGCATGATCACGCTGCCTCCGCCAGACGGGCGCACACATCGCACGGCCGTCTGATTGGAGTCTACAACGAGGGTCTTATCAGCTGCAAAACGGCCGGGCGGTATCACCACCGGGCTGCTCGGGCCGGGATGCGCAGCTATCGTGCGTTGCCGGCGAGCTTCTCGCACACCGTGACCACCGGCGGCTGCGGCCTCGACGAGGGCGAAGCCGGCATCGGGATGTCGCACTGCAGAAACGCGATGAGCGCCCGCGACGATCGGATCACCTTCAGGTTGTGATCGCCGCCGAGCGTGACGCGCGGCGCGACGCTGAGCGCGCGCCGCACATGCCCGCCCTCCGGTCGATCGACGCCGTCGACCAGCACCGCATTCACCGTGCGGAGCGCAATCGGCGGCAGTGCCCCGATCGTCACGACACCCGCGCCGAAGTCCGCGTCGTACCGGATCTCTACGTCGCCGAAAAAGCGGAACTCCGAGACGTGCCCGCCAGCGCCGCCACCGGTAAGATGCGATCCACCGCCGCCGGATCGACCCATGCCGCGCCTGAACCATCCTGCACCGCCGCGCCACAGGATCATCAAGTCGACGTTGTCGTCAGTGCCGGAGGCATGGCTGCAGTAGGTCGCCAGGACCGTCGCCGAGATGATGTTGGTCTCGCACGAGGTCAATTCGCGCGCCTGAGCGCCTTGGACAGCCGCAAGCAGCATCAGGAGCGGCACGAGCCGTGCGCGCGCCATACGCCGACGATTCTAACCAAGCTTCCGGCTGGTCTCATCCCGCAGGACCTGGTGTCTAATCGAGACACGTAGGCGATTCGCACCGGAGGCACCATGCGCAAGAGGACGAAGGTTGTCGTGCGGGTCGGCATCCTGGTGATGTCGACTGCGTTGGCGAGCGGCTGCCAGTCGAAGCCATCCGATTGCGGGCCGACTCCGTCGTGGGCGGAGCGAGGCTCATCCTCGCTCGGCGAGTTCATCAGCCTGAGCGACCGGCTGGCAGCAGGGCGGGTGAGGAGCCTCAACCGCACGGTGACGGTCCTCTCGGGCGGGACCGGCCTGCGGGTCGCGGCCGCCTCCGGTGAGGGACTGATCTGGCTGGAGGGAACGGATTTCTCGAACGGCACGATCGAGACTGCCGTGTGCGGTCGCGACATCGACTCCGAAAGCTTCGTCGGAATCGCGTTCCACAGGCGAAACGACGAGACGTATGAGGCCATCTACCTCCGCCCGTTCAACTTCCGCAGCAGGTCGTCCGACCGTCGGCAGCACGCCGTGCAATACATCGCGGTGCCAGGGAATGACTACGGGCGCCTGCGGGCGCAGTCTCCAGGCGAGTTCGAACACGCGGTGGACCCTTCCGTCGACCCGAACACGTGGAACAGACTGCGGGTGGTCGTCGGCAGCGGCCGCGTGCAGGTATTCGTCGGCGATGCCGCCACTGTGGCACTGGATGTCCGTGCGCTGCAGGCCGAAGGCAACGGACAGGTGGGCCTCTTCGTGGGCAATGGCAGCGACGGTGTCTTCACCAACCTTCGCCTTGTGAGGGGATCTCGATAGCGACTGCGGCCTCGGCTGCGCTTCGCGACGACGCGCGGCCACCGGCGCGCGTTTGCGTCGATCGGGCGCTTCCGGCATCATGGCCAGCACCGTGGGCAACGAACCGCCGACCGACTACTACGAGACGCTGCAGATCAGCCCGAACGCCGACGCCGACACGGTCCAGCGCGTGTTCCGGATGCTGGCGCAGCGCTTTCATCCCGACAACGCCGAGACCGGCAATCCCGAGCGCTTCCGCTCTCTGCATGAGGCGTATTCCGTCCTGAGCGTGCCCGACAAGCGCGCCCAGTACGACGTCCACCATCAGGGGCTGCGTCAGGAGCGCTGGCGCTTCGCCGCGCAGGTCAAGAGCAGCGACGACTTCGAGCTCGAGCAGCAGATGCGCTGTACGCTCCTCGAGATCCTCTACGCCAGGCGGCGCGCCGAGCCGTCGAACCCGGCCTTTTCGCCGTTCGACCTTCAGCAGCTCACAGGACAGCCGCGCGAGCATCTGGAGTTCACCTTCTGGTACCTGAGCCAGCGGAAGTTCGTCACCCGCGACGATCAGTCGCGCCTCACCATCACGGCCGACGGCGTCGACTACGTGGAGGCCAATCGCGGCGGCGGCCTCCGCCGGCGGCTCACGGCGACGACCGAAGAGGGCGCGCGCGAATGATCGACCTGGCGCGAAACATGCGTTTTCACATCTCTGTCCGTCCATTGGGTGTGTGCCTGCTGGCCTTCGCCGCCGTGGCGGTGCTGGCGAACGGATGCGCGCGGACGCCGCCGCCGGCGCGACGCCCCAACATCGTCTTCATCCTCACCGACGACCAGCGCTGGGACGCGATCTCCCTGCAGGGGCACAGCGGCCCGCTGAAGACGCCGAACATCGATCGGATCGGCAAGGAGGGCGTCTACTTCAGGAACACGTTCGACACGACGTCGCTCTGCTCGCCGAGCCGCGCGACGATCCTGACCGGCGTCTACGCGCACGTGCACGGCGTGACCAACAACTTCACCGAGTTCCCCCCGGAGACCGAGACGTGGCCGTTGCTGCTGCAGCGCGCCGGATACGAAACGGCGTATGTCGGCAAGTACCACATGGGGGAGAACAACGACGACAAGCGGCCCGGCTTCGACTATTTCGCGTCGCATCGCGGCCAGGGCGTCTACGTCGGCACCGAGTGGCGCATCAACGGCGGCGAACGGCACGTCATCCCCGGCTACTACACGACCATCGTCACCGATCTCGCCGAGCAGTGGATCCGCGGCCGCCGCGGCGACAAGCCCTATGCGATCGTGATCGGGCACAAAGCGCCGCACAGCTTTTTCGTGCCGGAGGACAAGTACAAGAACGCCTTTGCCGACGTGCACGTTCCGTATCCCGCGTCGGCCTTCATGCTCGACGACAAACCGGACTGGTACAGGCAGCGCATGCCGACGTGGCACGGCATCTACGGACCGCTGTTCGAGTTCCGTAAGAACTTTCCCGACGCGAGCCCGGAAGGAGTAGCGGCGTTCGAGGAGATGGTGCGCTCGTACTGGCGTGTCATCCTCAGCGTCGACGACAGCGTCGGACGCATCTACTCGCTGCTGCAGGAGCGCGGCGAGCTCGACAACACCGTGTTCATCTTCACGACCGACAACGGGTTGCTCAACGGCGAGCACGGCCTGGTCGACAAGCGGACCGCGCACGAGGAGTCGCTGCGGCTGCCACTCGTGGTGCGCTATCCCGGACTGACGCCCCCGTCGCAGCCGCGCGTCGTCGACCAGATGATCCTGACCACCGATTTCGCGCCGTCGATTCTCGACATCGTCGGACTGCCGATCGGTTCGAAAATCCAGGGACGATCATGGAAGCGGCTGGCGCAGGGGCAGCCCGATGCCGGCTGGCGGACGAGTTTCGCGTATCTGTACAACTACGAGAAGCAGTTCCCGTACACACCGAACGTGCGCGCGCTTCGTACCGGAGAGTGGAAGTACGTCCGCTATCCGAACTCGGCGACGCCGCACCTGTCGGAGCTGTATCACCTCACCGAGGATCCCCTCGAGCTCGTCAATCTGATCGACGACCCGCGGTACCGCTCCAGAGTCAACGATCTGCATGCCGAACTCGATCGGCAACTGATCATGCTCGGCGCCTGGCCCGACAGGATGCCGCTCGACGAAGGCATCGGGAAGGATCTGCCTGCCGCCAGCATCCGCTAGGCTCCGGGCCGGGCGGGCTTGGCGTAACATGGGAGCATGTCTCTCGACGAACGCGCCTTCTTCAACGAGAAACCGGAGACCCGGCAGGGACACTTCACGTGCCCCAAATGCCACCGTGCCGGTGAGTTCAGCATCCGCTGGGTGCGCCGCACCAAGAAGGATCGCCTGCCGCCCAGCGCGCGCGACGAAGATCGCACCCGCTTTGCCAAGCTGCGCGACTATCTGCTGCGGCTCGACGACGAGGTGGTGTGCAAGGCGTGCGGAAAGAGGTTCGAGATCCCGTCGCAGCAGTCGATGGTCTTCGTGGATCAGCTCGGCGGCCTGCCCAACGACGACGACCTCGAGAAGGAGATAGCGGCTGCGGAAGGAGAATCGGCCTCGCCGAAAGCCGAGAAGAAGCCGGAGCTGCCGGCGCGGTTCCGCCAGAACGCCAGCAACTGGAAGTAGCCGTTACCGGGAGGCCTCAGCCGTTCGACCCGGTTCGACACCCACGCCGGCTGCTCACCGCTTCTTCGACGCCGACGGATCGCCGGTGGGCGGTGGCGCGTGGTCGGTGGCGGCCGGCGGACCGAGCAGCTCGCGCAGGATGGGCTTGAGCGCGTCGGCCCACGCCTGGTAACCCTTCAACGTCGGGTGCAGCTTGTCGCCGTTCATCATCCCGTCGTAGAGCTTTCCGTCCTTGTCCGCCAGCTTGTCGTTGACATTCAGGAACCGGATGGTCCTGCCGTCGGCGAGCTTCGCGAGGTTCGCGTTGATCTTCACGATCTCGGGCATCACTGCCATGTTGTCGTTGCGCGGGAAGATCGCCGTCAGGATGATCGTCGCGTTCGGCGCCTTCTGGCGTGAGAGATCGACGATGCGCGTGACGCCGGCGGTGATGTCGTCGACCTTCGTTGCGTCGCCGGGGCGGTTGCCGACGTTGTTGGTGCCGGCGAGGATGACGATCACCTTCGGGTTGACGCCGTCGAGCTCGCCGTTGTCCAGGCGCCAGAGGATGTGCTCCGTCTTGTCGGCCCCCCAGCCGAAATCAGCGGCGTTCCAGCCCCAGAAATTCTCCTTCCAGTTGGCGAGATCGTCCGGGTAGTCGGTGGCGCCCCACCGGCGCGCGATCGAGTCCCCCTGGAAGTAGACGTCGGTACCGCCGGCCTTCGCCTTGTCGAGCAGATCCTTGTGCGCCTGCACGGAATTGGCGTCGACGCGCGGAACGGGCCGCGTTGCCGGCGAGACGAACGTGTAGTTCAGCATCCGATCGGCCCACGGAATGAAGTAACGCCAGTTGGGCCCGTCGGTGTGGCCGCCGTCGTGCTGGCGCCAGGCGAGCTGGCCGGTCATCAGCGCGGTGTTCACCGGCGGCATCTTCTCGGTCTTGTAGTCGTCGGTCCTGCCGAGATCCTTGCCGCCGAGCAGGCGGAACACCGGCTGCGCCGCGATCGCCGCCATGAAGCTGCCCTGGTGATCGAGCCACTTGGCGTCTCCCTTCTCGGGGACGCCGTAGCTGATGAAGGTCGGCCTCGGCGCGCAGAGCGCGATGAGCTCGTGCGCGTCGACGGGGAGGTCCGCCGGCGTCTTCTTCCCGAACGATGATTCGTCGGTGCCGTATTTCAGGAAGTTACCCGCCATCCAGTGGTACTCGCCCGATCCGGTCAGGTTCTCGACTGCTTCGCCCCAGTTGCGCCGGTGCAGCTTCGCGCCTCCTTCGCCCGACGAGCCGACGAGCACGACGGCGAAGCGCTGGTCGTAGGCCATGGTGACGAGCGCCGCCTTGCCGTAGCGCGACACGCCTTCGATGCCGACCTTCTTCGCGTCGACGGTGCTGTCGGTCTCGAGGTAGTCGAGCGCGCGCGATGCTCCCCAGGCCCAGGCGCGCAGGGCGCCCCAGTCGTCGGGCTTGCGCGGCTGTCCGGCGTTGACCAGCCCGATGATGCCGCGCGTCAGGCCGGCGCCGTTGTCGGCCTGGACGCTGGTCGGGTTGAGCGCGACGTAGCCCCAGCCGCCGGCGATGAGCTGCTGCGTGGCGGGCAGATCGGAAGCGGCGGCGTTGGCTGGGGGCGCGCCGAAGCCGCGGCCTCCCGGCGGCGGTGTCCATCCCGGCAGCAGGAACGCGCCGCCGAACATGATCATGACCGGCACCGGCGTCCTGGTGTCGGCCGGCGTCACCAGCCCGGCCTCGATGTTGACGTCGATCGCCGGGAACTTCGCGTTGTCCACGCGGCCGGTGAGCTTCTTCACCAGCACCGGCATGCCCCCCAGCGTCGTCTTTTCCGACCCCGTCACTGTCCAGACGACCTTCGGGGCGTTCTTCGGGACGCGACCAAGCACTTCGCGATCGAAGTCCTCGACGATCTCCGGCCGCCGCTCCTGCTCCCACACCGCCGCCGTCGTGACCTTCTTCCCGTTCTCGAGCGTGAGCACGTCGGGCAGATCGGGATACGGATTGGCGGTGGCCTCGTCGTAGCTCGCGTGGTTGGGCGCCTGATCGTTGCCGCTCGGGCCTGGGCGCAGCTTCGTGATGCCAAGCTGCTCCATCATGTTCTGGTGGTCCTCGGCCGCGGTCCACGTCTTCGGCATCGGCATGCCGGCGGGCACCTTTGCGGCGTCGAACGGAGGCGGTGGCGGCGGACCCTGCTGGGCGGCCCCGATGCCGAGGACGCCCGGCGCCGCACTCACGGCCGCGATCAGCACGAACGTCCGGACGAGGTATTCTGCGCGCATATGCCCCGCATCTTATCTGTCTTTGCCGTCGCGATGGCGGCCGCGATCGTCGCGGCGCACGATGCGAAGGGGCCGGGGGAGTGGGGCTATGGCGGCGGTCCGGAGCAGATTCGCTACTCGCCGCTGACCGCGATCGATCGGAGCAACGTGTCGAGTCTCGCGGTGGCCTGGTCGTACGACACCGGCGAGCCTGGCCCAATGCAGACCCAGCCAGTCGTTGTGCCAGGGGTCGGGGGCGCGCCCGACGTGCTGTACGGCTATACGCCGACACACAAGGCGTTCGCGATCGACGCGGCGCGCGGCACGCCGCTGTGGACGTTCGATCCGGGCATCAAGGGCGTCGGACCGAACCGCGGCGTCATGTACTGGACGAGCGGCTCCGATCGACGGGTGTTCGCCGCGGTCGACAACTTCATCTACGCGCTCGACGCGGCGACCGGCAAGCCGATCACGACGTTCGGCCGCGACGGCCGCATCGATCTACGCGACAACCTCGGACGCGATCCGAAGACCCAGGGCGTGCGGCTCACGACGCCGGGCGTGGTCTACCGGGATCTGATGATCGTCGGCGGCCGGGTGGGCGAGGCGCTGCCGACGGCGCCCGGCGATATTCGCGCGTATGACGTCCGGACGGGAGCGCTTCGCTGGTCGTTCCACACCATTCCGCATCCGGGCGAGCCGGGATACGAGACATGGCCGCCGCGCGCCTGGGAATACAGCGGCGCCGCCAACAACTGGCCCGGCATGGCGCTCGACGAGAGCACCGGCATCGTCTATGTGCCGACCGGCTCGGCGGCGACCGACTTCTACGGCGCCGATCGCCTCGGCGACGATCTCTACGCGAACTGCCTGCTGGCGCTCGACGCGGCGACAGGGAAGCACCTCTGGCACTTCCAGTTCGTGCGCCACGATTTGTGGGACCGCGAC is a genomic window containing:
- a CDS encoding carboxypeptidase-like regulatory domain-containing protein is translated as MTGAVFVRLVLVGSITLSAEGCGSQPTQPDPRIPPAVGPPSSMQINTWHFGTSTSTAHVIATWGDLYSTSRDVTAEARWTSSSPDIMAVTGPGAFTSVSPGDADVRAEFNGVAVVQSLRVYVGEGPLMVTDCANPSSCFYTDAVRDSTRSFPSDGIEGATVTITSGHNAGRSAVTDTNGYFQFFSPLVWGPITIRASKSGYRDGEVSWIMGETSSPPLLLVPQTN
- a CDS encoding GDSL-type esterase/lipase family protein; translated protein: MRAEYLVRTFVLIAAVSAAPGVLGIGAAQQGPPPPPPFDAAKVPAGMPMPKTWTAAEDHQNMMEQLGITKLRPGPSGNDQAPNHASYDEATANPYPDLPDVLTLENGKKVTTAAVWEQERRPEIVEDFDREVLGRVPKNAPKVVWTVTGSEKTTLGGMPVLVKKLTGRVDNAKFPAIDVNIEAGLVTPADTRTPVPVMIMFGGAFLLPGWTPPPGGRGFGAPPANAAASDLPATQQLIAGGWGYVALNPTSVQADNGAGLTRGIIGLVNAGQPRKPDDWGALRAWAWGASRALDYLETDSTVDAKKVGIEGVSRYGKAALVTMAYDQRFAVVLVGSSGEGGAKLHRRNWGEAVENLTGSGEYHWMAGNFLKYGTDESSFGKKTPADLPVDAHELIALCAPRPTFISYGVPEKGDAKWLDHQGSFMAAIAAQPVFRLLGGKDLGRTDDYKTEKMPPVNTALMTGQLAWRQHDGGHTDGPNWRYFIPWADRMLNYTFVSPATRPVPRVDANSVQAHKDLLDKAKAGGTDVYFQGDSIARRWGATDYPDDLANWKENFWGWNAADFGWGADKTEHILWRLDNGELDGVNPKVIVILAGTNNVGNRPGDATKVDDITAGVTRIVDLSRQKAPNATIILTAIFPRNDNMAVMPEIVKINANLAKLADGRTIRFLNVNDKLADKDGKLYDGMMNGDKLHPTLKGYQAWADALKPILRELLGPPAATDHAPPPTGDPSASKKR
- a CDS encoding sulfatase, which translates into the protein MIDLARNMRFHISVRPLGVCLLAFAAVAVLANGCARTPPPARRPNIVFILTDDQRWDAISLQGHSGPLKTPNIDRIGKEGVYFRNTFDTTSLCSPSRATILTGVYAHVHGVTNNFTEFPPETETWPLLLQRAGYETAYVGKYHMGENNDDKRPGFDYFASHRGQGVYVGTEWRINGGERHVIPGYYTTIVTDLAEQWIRGRRGDKPYAIVIGHKAPHSFFVPEDKYKNAFADVHVPYPASAFMLDDKPDWYRQRMPTWHGIYGPLFEFRKNFPDASPEGVAAFEEMVRSYWRVILSVDDSVGRIYSLLQERGELDNTVFIFTTDNGLLNGEHGLVDKRTAHEESLRLPLVVRYPGLTPPSQPRVVDQMILTTDFAPSILDIVGLPIGSKIQGRSWKRLAQGQPDAGWRTSFAYLYNYEKQFPYTPNVRALRTGEWKYVRYPNSATPHLSELYHLTEDPLELVNLIDDPRYRSRVNDLHAELDRQLIMLGAWPDRMPLDEGIGKDLPAASIR
- a CDS encoding DnaJ domain-containing protein, coding for MASTVGNEPPTDYYETLQISPNADADTVQRVFRMLAQRFHPDNAETGNPERFRSLHEAYSVLSVPDKRAQYDVHHQGLRQERWRFAAQVKSSDDFELEQQMRCTLLEILYARRRAEPSNPAFSPFDLQQLTGQPREHLEFTFWYLSQRKFVTRDDQSRLTITADGVDYVEANRGGGLRRRLTATTEEGARE